A segment of the Mycobacterium intracellulare ATCC 13950 genome:
ATATCCAGCCACGGCAGGATCGGGGACGTCACCGGTGACCCCTTCGCGCGGTTGCATCAGCTATGGGAACTCCTGCTGCCCGGCGTTGTCGCGGAAGCGTCGCTGCCCTACTTCCAGCAATTTCTGCGCCGCGAAGTGATGCGCCATACCGCCGCCGACGCTTCGGACGACGACGCCGCCGGGGAAACCGAAGCCGATTAGCTTTCGGTGAGAGCCGTTGCGGGACACGTTTTCGCGTTCGCCGCAACGGCGTTTCCGTTATTGGGGTTGAAGCGCTTTCAACAATGCATACTGTTCCGGTGATGTTCCGGAAAGCTCTCGGCCGTGCAATTGCACTCGCCGGTGTCGTCGGTTTCCTGGTGATAAATGCTCCGGCGGCGTCGTGGGGTACGCCCGCCGATCCGGTCACCGCGACGGACTCGACGACGACGCTGACGCTGGCGGACCTCGGGTCTTCCTCCACCCTGGAGTTCTGGGGCCTGACCAACAACGTGCCGCTGACTCTGCCGGTGCTGCACGGGCTGACCCCGACAGCTCTGAACGCGACCGTCGAACTGCCGATCAATCTGCGGTCGGGGTTGATCACCGTGACGCAAGGCGATCGCACCATCGCTCGGGTGAACCTACCGACCACCGATCAAGCCCCGATCGTCATTCCGCTCACCGGAGCGGAGGTCATCGACAACTTTCTGAGCGTGACGGTGCGTACGTACCTGGTGCCGCTGGACGGATTTTGCTTGTACCCGGAAAGCCCGCTTCGGCTCGCCAACGGAACGGTCACCTACACCGGGGCCGAGCTGCCGCCCACCACCGTGGCTCATTTCTTGCCGCCGGTGCTGCGAAAGCTGACCATCTATCTGCCGCAATCGCCGTCAACTGCCGAGTCCGACACGGCAATCCGACTGGCCACCTCCACGGCGTCGCATTACGGCAAACAGGCTCCCGAGATCGTCGTGGTTCCGCTACAGGAAGGACAGGCGGCGCCGCCGACGCCGCCGGCGCCGCTGGAACGCCAGGTCGTCGTCAAAGAGGGCCCGGATAACGGCCTTTCGCTGCAGGGCGCGACCGGTGTGCCGTGGCTTCTCGTCTCCGGGCCGCTGGGCCAAACGGACGAATCGAACACGGCCGTGCTGTTCAGCGACCTGTCGGAGCTGGCGTTTTCCTCCAGGGCGGCGGTGGAATCGCTGAAGCCCAAGGTGCAACTACCCGCAGACACCGCCACGCTCCGCGAACTGGGGCGCCCCTTCATCAACGCGACTTCCCTGCAACCGCGGGTGTCGGTCGGAGTGGACCAGACCCGATTTGGCAGGTCGATCCGCGGGGTGCGCGTGCATCTGCTGGGTTCCTATACACCGACGCCGAACAACATCGCCGGCCGGATTGCCGTCACGATCGGTCCCGAGACCATCGATCACTGGCCCACCGATGGGCAGGGCAGCATCGACCGCTGGATCGACGTGCCGGATCGGCTGCTGCAGCGCTACACCAACATCGAATTGGTGCTCGACGTCGCGAGCAACGTCGGGCATTGCGGCGACTTTTACACCGCCGGGCCGGGAAACCAGTTGTTGACATTGAACATCAACGGCGACAGCACCATTCAGAGCAGTGGGGCCGCGCCGCCGACCCCGGACGGCCTTCAGTCGGTGCCGCAGACACTGATGCCCCGCGTGCAGGTGGGCATCGCGGAGCACTCGTTGATCGACACGGTGCGCGCGCTCGACATCCTGGTGGGTCTGCAGCGAATGAGCGCGTTACCGATCGACACGACCGTCACCGGCGTCAAGCAAGCGGTGGATTCCTCGAATCCCGCCCTGCTGATTTCCGCCGACGGCTGGAATCAGTCCGACGTGACGCTCCCCGTGGCAGCCGGGCCCAGCGGACCGATCACCGTCAACGCCGTCGGGTCCGGCGACAAGCCCACCAAGCTCACGCTGGACCCGATGCTGCGATTCGCCTCTCTCCAAACGGTTTTCAACCGCGGGCGCACACTGCTGATCGCGACGTCCAACGGGGCGCCCGGACAGCTTGACGAGCTGATCCGGTGGCTCAAGGGCGATGACAACAAGCACTGGCAGCGACTCAAAGGCGTTGCGGTGGTGTCTGTACCCGGACAAGAACCGGTGACCGTCGATCATCCGCCATTGCCGGCCGGCGCGGCCGCCGCGGGATCCGGAAGCCATTCGGATCTCGACTGGCTATGGTGGTTCGGCGCGGGTTGGGTCGCCGTGGCCATCGTCGGGGCAGGGGTGATCCTGTGGCGCGTCAGGCGCGAATCATGGCGACGCCGATAGTGTTTGACTCCGCTTGCGCGCCGATAGCGATTGACTCCGCTTCGCGCCGCTGAGGGCACCCGCTAGCGCGCTTCCTCCCAGAGCTGCTCGGTCAGGTCCTGGAACGCGGCGAGGGCGAACTGGTCATCCACCCGTCGCACCGCGGACTTGCTCATCATGGCGCGCACGACCGAGCCGTCCTTGTGTGCCAGCTCGACGACCATGTTCGCGAGAGCATGGACGGTCGCCAGCAGCGATTCCGACGCCGGGGCCTGATGGAAGATCTGTTCGAACCGCAGCGACAGCGTTTCCTCCGGCTCGTAACCCATCATGTCGGCAAACGCGGTGTTGGCGAACAAAATACTGCCGTCGTCGCCGATGGCCAGCACCGGAACCGGGATCCGCTCCAGCACCACCAGTGCGGGCAGCTCCTTCAAGGTCGTCATCGGCGATTGGCTCTGTTGCCGGTTCTGGCGTCGTTCCACAGCCCGATTATGGGCTATAGCAGAGGATATGTTGGGGGCTTTCCCCGAAAGGGATTCGGCGGCGTGGTTGAAGTCGCTTGATCCGCAACCGAATTGTTCGGCTCTTTGAACGCTCACGTCGCCGGGGCGGCGGCGTCGCAGAACCCGCTGATCAGGATGTCGACGCGGGCGCCGTGGTGGTTCGGACGTAGCCGGCCGCTGCGGTCGAGGGTGACCAGCCCGTGCAGGGCCGCCCACAGCACCTCCGTCAGCGTGTCGGCGTCCCGGGCGCCCGCGACCATGTCCACCGCGGTGCGCAGCTCGGCAAAGGCCGCCGTCAGCTCGGCGGGGGTTTCCGCGGCGGCGAACGGCAGCGTTGTCGCGCGGGTGAACATCGCATCGAAGAGCGCGGGGTTGTCACGAGCGAACGCGACGAAGGAGTGGGCGACCCGCGCCAGGGCGTCCCGGCCGTCGGTGGCGCCGCGGCGCGCGGTGCGCAGCGCGTCCGCGAGTTCGCCGAAACCCTCGACCGCGACCGATGCGGCGATGTCCTCCATGCCCGAGAAGTGTTTGTAGAGCACCGGCTGGCTGTATTCGATCTCGGCGGACAGCCGCCGGGTGGTGACGGCGTCCCAGCCCTCTTCCTCGGCCAGCTTGCGCGCGGTGGCGGTGATCAGCCGGCGCCGGGCGGCGCGTTCGCGTGCCCGGCGGTCTTCGATGGCCATCCACTCATGCTAGCGCCGATATAGAAGCTAGCGACGCTATTGACACGATCGGCTCATAGGGTTAGCATCGCTAACACCTGCAGACGAGGAGTGCGCATCATGATCGCCACGTTGTTCGCGGCCATCGCGGTGCTGGGTACCGCGGTGGTCTACGGCACCGACGTGTTCTGCGCGGTGGTGCAGCGGCCCGCGCTGGCCCGCGTCGACGACCGCGCCATGCTCGCGGTGATGGGCAACATCCATCGCTACGGAGACCGCCGGATGCCGGTGCCCGGGGCCCTCGGCCTGGTGGCTGCGGCGCTCAGCGCGGTATTCGCCGCGGTGTCCGGCCACTGGACGCAAGCCGGTGCTGCCGGCGCCTCCGTCGGCATGCTGCTGGTGTGGCTGTTGCTCTACCTACGAGTGAGCGCGCCGATCAACCACCAACTCATCGCCGCGGTCGATCGGCCCGAGCTGTCGACGAATGTTCGAGCGCTGCAACGTAACTGGGACAAGGTGATCACAACCAGGGCCACCCTGCAGGGCCTGGCGGTCGCCGGATTGTGCCTGGCGCTAGTGATCTGAACTCCGAAGGGATATCGAGACAATGACCATGGGCAAGAACATCGGACGGCTGTTGATGCGCGCGGCACCAGTGTTGAACAAACCGGTCGCGGCCATGGCGGCCTCGCCGCGCTTCGGCGCCGGCCTCAGGCGCAGCATCACGCTCGTCACCTACACGGGTCGACGTTCCGGGCGCACGTTTTCGATTCCGGTGGCCTACCGCCGCCGCGGCGACGATATCGAGATCGCCGCGAACATGCCCGAAGCCAAGACGTGGTGGCGCAACTTTGTCGGCGACGGCGCCCCGATGTCGCTGACGCTCGACGGCGCCGAACGGACCGGACATGCGATCGCACACCGGGACGCCAACGGGCGCGTCACCGTCCGCGTTCGCCTCGCCTAGTCGTTCTGGTAGCGGGGGAACACGCCCGTCGGGGGCGGCAGCACCGTGCCGGGAGTCAGCCGCGCGCCGAGGGCGGCAAATGTTCGCTGGTCTTGCGCCTGCCCCAGCAGATCCAGCAGCGTGCCGGCCGATTCGGGCATGACGGGCTGGACCAGCAGCGCCGCGATGCGAACCGCCTCGCAGGTGACGTACAAGACCGTGCGGAACCGCTGCTGATCGGCCTCCGACTCGCTCTTGCGCAAGACCCACGGCTGCTGCGCCGAAAAGTATCTGTTGGCCTCGCCGAGCATCAGCCAGATCGCTTCCAGCGCCAGGTGCATCGCCTGTGATTCGAAGCTGGCCCGCAGCCGCTCCAACAGGCCGTCGGCCGTCGCCAGCAGTTCGGTGTCGGCGGCGGTGAACTCACCGGGTTCGGGCAGCACGCCGCCCAGGTTCTTGGCGATCATCGACAGCGACCGCTGGGCCAGGTTGCCCAGTTCGTTGGCCAGGTCGGTGTTGATCCGGGTGATGATGGCCTCTTCGCTGAAGCTGCCGTCCTGGCCGAACGGGACCTCCCGCAACAGGAAATAGCGCACCTGGTCCACGCCGAACTCCTCGATCAGGGCGACCGGGTCGACGACGTTGCCCACCGACTTGCTCATCTTCTCGCCGCGGTTGAGCAGGAAGCCGTGCGCGAAAACCCTTCGCGGCAACTCGATTCCGGCCGACATCAGAAACGCCGGCCAGTACACGGTGTGAAACCGGATGATGTCCTTGCCGATCATGTGCAGGTCGGCCGGCCAGTAGCGGCGGAACATCTCCGAGTCGGTGTCCGGGTAGCCCACCCCGGTCAGGTAGTTGGTCAGCGCGTCGACCCAGACGTACATCACGTGGTCGGGATGCTCGGGCACCTGCACGCCCCAGTCGAACGAGGTGCGCGAGATGGACAGGTCGCGCAAGCCGCCCGCCACGAAACTGACGACCTCGTTGCGGCGCACCTCGGGCGCGATGAAGTCCGGGTTCGCCTCGTAGTGGGCCAGCAGCTTGTCGGCATACGCCGAGAGCCGGAAGAAGTAGGTCTGTTCCTCGGTCCAGGTCACCGGGGCGCCGGTTTCCAGCGCCACCCGGGTCCCGTCGTCGAGGAGTCTGGTTTCCGATTCGACGAAAAACCGTTCGTCGCGCACCGAGTACCAGCCCGAGTAGGTGTCCAGGTAGATGTCGCCGGCGGCGGCCATCCGGCGCCAGATCTCTTTGGACGCCTCGTGGTGGTCGGGGTCAGTGGTCCGAATGAAGCGGTCGAAGGAGATGTTCAACCGCTCCTGCAGGCGCTGGAACACATCCGAATTGCGGCGGGCCAGCTCGGCCGTGCCGATGCCCTCGGCGGCCGCCGTCTCCACCATCTTGAGGCCGTGCTCGTCGGTGCCGGTCAGAAACCGCACGTCGAACCCGTCAAGCCGCTTGAACCGGGCGATCGCGTCGGTCGCGACGTATTCGTACGCGTGCCCGATGTGCGGATCGCCGTTCGGATAGGTGATTGCGGTGGTGACGTAATACGGCCTCATCGCAGTTCACCCTATTGTGTGCGCGTGAGTTCCAAACGCCAGCCGCCCCCGGCTCCCGAGCCCTTGAGCCCGCTCGTGGATGCGCACACCCACCTCGACGCGTGCGGCGCCACCGACGCCGAGGGAGTGCGGGCCATCGTCGACCGCGCGGCGGCGGTCGGGGTCGGTGCGGTCGTCACCATCGCCGACGACCTGGAGTCGGCGGGCTGGGTCACCCGCGCCGCCGAATGGGACCGGCGGGTTTATGCCGCAACGGCCTTGCACCCGACCCGCGCCGACGCGCTCACCGAGGCCGCCCGCGCCGAGATCGAGCGCCTGGTGGCCCACCCCCGGGTGGTGGCGGTCGGCGAGACCGGCATGGACATGTATTGGCCCGGGCGGCTGGACGGCTGTGCCGAGCCCGCCGTGCAGCGGGAGGCCTTCGCCTGGCACATCGATCTGGCGAAGCGGTGCGGCAAACCGCTGATGATCCACAATCGGGAGGCCGACGCCGAGGTGCTCGACGTGCTCGCCGCCGAGGGCGCCCCGGACGTCGTGATCTTCCACTGCTTTTCCTCGGACGCCGCCATGGCGCGGCGCTGCGTGGACGCCGGATGGCTGCTGAGTCTGTCCGGCAACGCCAGCTTCCGCAACGCG
Coding sequences within it:
- a CDS encoding DUF1772 domain-containing protein, producing the protein MRIMIATLFAAIAVLGTAVVYGTDVFCAVVQRPALARVDDRAMLAVMGNIHRYGDRRMPVPGALGLVAAALSAVFAAVSGHWTQAGAAGASVGMLLVWLLLYLRVSAPINHQLIAAVDRPELSTNVRALQRNWDKVITTRATLQGLAVAGLCLALVI
- a CDS encoding TatD family hydrolase — encoded protein: MRVSSKRQPPPAPEPLSPLVDAHTHLDACGATDAEGVRAIVDRAAAVGVGAVVTIADDLESAGWVTRAAEWDRRVYAATALHPTRADALTEAARAEIERLVAHPRVVAVGETGMDMYWPGRLDGCAEPAVQREAFAWHIDLAKRCGKPLMIHNREADAEVLDVLAAEGAPDVVIFHCFSSDAAMARRCVDAGWLLSLSGNASFRNARALREAVPLIPPEQLLVETDAPFLTPHPYRGAANEPYCLPYTVRAIAELVDRRPEELAHVTTSNARRVYGLAAE
- a CDS encoding nitroreductase/quinone reductase family protein, with protein sequence MTMGKNIGRLLMRAAPVLNKPVAAMAASPRFGAGLRRSITLVTYTGRRSGRTFSIPVAYRRRGDDIEIAANMPEAKTWWRNFVGDGAPMSLTLDGAERTGHAIAHRDANGRVTVRVRLA
- the metG gene encoding methionine--tRNA ligase — translated: MRPYYVTTAITYPNGDPHIGHAYEYVATDAIARFKRLDGFDVRFLTGTDEHGLKMVETAAAEGIGTAELARRNSDVFQRLQERLNISFDRFIRTTDPDHHEASKEIWRRMAAAGDIYLDTYSGWYSVRDERFFVESETRLLDDGTRVALETGAPVTWTEEQTYFFRLSAYADKLLAHYEANPDFIAPEVRRNEVVSFVAGGLRDLSISRTSFDWGVQVPEHPDHVMYVWVDALTNYLTGVGYPDTDSEMFRRYWPADLHMIGKDIIRFHTVYWPAFLMSAGIELPRRVFAHGFLLNRGEKMSKSVGNVVDPVALIEEFGVDQVRYFLLREVPFGQDGSFSEEAIITRINTDLANELGNLAQRSLSMIAKNLGGVLPEPGEFTAADTELLATADGLLERLRASFESQAMHLALEAIWLMLGEANRYFSAQQPWVLRKSESEADQQRFRTVLYVTCEAVRIAALLVQPVMPESAGTLLDLLGQAQDQRTFAALGARLTPGTVLPPPTGVFPRYQND
- a CDS encoding TetR/AcrR family transcriptional regulator, encoding MAIEDRRARERAARRRLITATARKLAEEEGWDAVTTRRLSAEIEYSQPVLYKHFSGMEDIAASVAVEGFGELADALRTARRGATDGRDALARVAHSFVAFARDNPALFDAMFTRATTLPFAAAETPAELTAAFAELRTAVDMVAGARDADTLTEVLWAALHGLVTLDRSGRLRPNHHGARVDILISGFCDAAAPAT
- a CDS encoding PAS domain S-box protein — protein: MTTLKELPALVVLERIPVPVLAIGDDGSILFANTAFADMMGYEPEETLSLRFEQIFHQAPASESLLATVHALANMVVELAHKDGSVVRAMMSKSAVRRVDDQFALAAFQDLTEQLWEEAR